A window from Salvia miltiorrhiza cultivar Shanhuang (shh) chromosome 2, IMPLAD_Smil_shh, whole genome shotgun sequence encodes these proteins:
- the LOC131010125 gene encoding sucrose transport protein-like, with protein sequence MTVEDENVGPSSLEIQQSGQAKAPMKVVIVVAAIAAGVQFGWALQLSLLTPYVQLLGVPHTWVAFVWLCGPISGLLVQPIAGYYSDNCTSRFGRRRPFIAGGAILVAIAVFLIGFAADIGVASGDPTGKAPKPRATAVFVVGFWILDVANNTLQGPCRALLADLSGGEARRMSTSNALFSFFMAVGNVLGYAAGSYTHLYKILPFSKTEACDVYCANLKVCFMIAIAILLIITILALVFVRETPQEAAEPDPAKKGQIPVFGELFGALKELPRPMWIVMLVTAFNWVAWFPFLLFDTDWMGREVYGGKVGEGTLYDQGVRAGALGLMINSVVLGFASLGVQFLAKGYVGVKKIWGGANFILAIGMALTVIVTKAAQNSRHYGPDGALQPPESGVKIGALAVFAFLGIPLSVTFSIPFAMASIFSSDSGSGQGLSLGLLNLAIVVPQMFVSVLSGPWDALFGGGNLPAFVVGAVSAAVSGVLALTMLPSPPADAMENQGLTAGGPH encoded by the exons ATGACGGTTGAAGATGAAAACGTGGGTCCATCTTCTCTAGAGATACAGCAATCGGGGCAGGCGAAGGCGCCGATGAAAGTAGTAATTGTGGTGGCGGCGATAGCGGCGGGAGTGCAATTCGGGTGGGCCCTACAGCTGTCCCTGCTAACCCCATACGTGCAGTTGCTGGGAGTTCCCCACACGTGGGTTGCCTTCGTGTGGCTGTGCGGCCCCATCTCCGGTTTGCTGGTGCAGCCCATCGCCGGCTACTACAGCGACAACTGCACCTCCCGCTTTGGGCGCCGCCGCCCCTTCATCGCTGGCGGAGCGATCCTCGTTGCGATAGCCGTCTTCCTCATCGGTTTCGCCGCCGACATCGGTGTCGCCAGCGGCGATCCTACCGGCAAGGCTCCGAAGCCAAGGGCCACCGCCGTGTTCGTGGTCGGGTTCTGGATCCTCGATGTTGCGAATAACACGTTGCAGGGGCCATGTAGGGCTTTGCTGGCGGATTTATCAGGCGGAGAAGCTCGGAGAATGAGCACATCAAACGCGCTCTTCTCCTTCTTCATGGCGGTGGGGAACGTCCTCGGGTACGCGGCCGGCTCCTACACTCACCTCTACAAAATCTTGCCCTTCTCGAAAACGGAGGCGTGCGACGTCTACTGTGCGAATCTGAAGGTGTGCTTCATGATCGCCATCGCCATCCTGCTAATCATCACCATCCTGGCCCTGGTGTTTGTCCGCGAGACCCCTCAGGAGGCGGCGGAGCCAGATCCGGCGAAGAAGGGCCAGATCCCGGTGTTCGGGGAATTATTCGGTGCACTCAAGGAGCTCCCTAGGCCGATGTGGATCGTGATGCTGGTCACGGCATTCAACTGGGTGGCGTGGTTCCCATTCCTTCTCTTCGACACGGACTGGATGGGGAGGGAGGTCTACGGCGGTAAAGTCGGCGAGGGCACTCTCTACGACCAGGGCGTGCGCGCCGGCGCCTTGGGCCTCATGATCAACTCTGTCGTTTTGGGCTTCGCCTCGCTCGGTGTGCAGTTCTTGGCTAAGGGCTACGTCGGGGTCAAGAAGATCTGGGGCGGCGCCAATTTCATCCTTGCCATCGGCATGGCCTTGACCGTCATCGTCACCAAGGCCGCACAAAACTCGCGCCACTATGGCCCCGACGGCGCTCTCCAGCCCCCCGAATCCGGCGTCAAGATTGGAGCTTTGGCCGTCTTTGCATTCCTCGGCATTCCTCTCTCCGTCACCTTCAGCATTCCATTTGCTATGGCCTCCATTTTTTCCAGCGACTCCGGTTCAGGACAAG GCCTATCACTTGGACTTCTAAACCTTGCAATAGTTGTTCCACag ATGTTTGTTTCCGTCTTAAGTGGCCCCTGGGACGCCCTCTTCGGCGGCGGAAACCTACCCGCCTTCGTTGTTGGGGCCGTCTCAGCCGCCGTCAGTGGTGTTTTGGCCCTCACCATGCTCCCGTCGCCGCCTGCCGACGCCATGGAAAATCAGGGTTTGACTGCCGGAGGGCCTCACTAG
- the LOC131009708 gene encoding uncharacterized protein LOC131009708: protein MAGGGGSGTGTGTGGRKYSCKTATETLEWIHGIIGFLARYRFFLDAHVVNFFKNRLWEAVDGEWMDCLRKEPVEKLLQIPSGMVQGCRAETRLKAAGLKRGCLAANNVVVVGFMP from the exons ATGGCTGGAGGAGGCGGCAGCGGCACCGGCACTGGCACCGGCGGGCGCAAATACTCGTGCAAGACGGCAACAGAAACTCTGGAGTGGATCCATGGCATAATAGGCTTCCTTGCCCGTTACCGATTCTTCTTAGACGCTCACGTCGTCAATTTCTTCAAG AATAGACTGTGGGAAGCAGTTGATGGAGAGTGGATGGATTGCCTGCGGAAAGAGCCTGTCGAGAAACTGCTGCAAATTCCTTCTGGTATGGTCCAG GGCTGCAGAGCTGAAACAAGGCTGAAGGCCGCAGGGCTAAAACGGGGATGTTTGGCTGCTAACAATGTTGTTGTCGTTGGATTTATGCCTTAA
- the LOC131010126 gene encoding uncharacterized protein LOC131010126 — MADQKSWFFFSSMDCSDAILETPAAAYELLFKSAVAIPLPHYLAAALFCFAVVLYNFLEFHFLQDLLTGFRGGPVFLTYNASSDIYHGVVSKCRTLHGRYLATLWLSSPHFQTSFLNFFGRPPVFTYRRQMFHASDGGTFALDWLLHSDVSGVAVQNDNVLAKDDATPIVIMIPGLTSDSASPYMKHLVFGTAKNGLNVVVSNHRGLGGVSITTDCFYNAGWTEDVREVINHLHKEYSAAPLFVVGTSIGANILVKYLGEDGENVPIAGAAAVCSPWDLLIGSRFISRRLIQKLYDRALTIGLQGYAQLHETRYTRLANWEGIIKSRTVRDFDTHATCLVGEYETVDTYYRRCSSSAFIGRVSVPLLCISALDDPVCTVEAIPWDECRANKNVVLATTLHGGHLAFFEGITGSRLWWVRAVNEFLGVLLSSPYMHKQNKVESVGPHSPLMQTSIDQGPYLNVADGMVAAMGNEHTDGEETSEEIKDHDHQTDQTVSVTDSHVFDGRKSDIATNDAQTSKDNAGLKGSGIIRRCLHQLSRQSNKSIWLLAYIAIMSSWPLVGAALGYLYRRKLMKGLPGRGPK, encoded by the exons ATGGCTGATCAAAAGTCGTGGTTTTTTTTCAGCTCTATGGATTGCTCCGATGCAATTCTTGAAACTCCAGCAGCTGCTTACGAGCTGCTCTTCAAGTCGGCCGTCGCGATACCCTTGCCGCATTATTTAGCGGCGGCCCTTTTCTGTTTTGCTGTCGTCTTGTACAATTTCTTGGAATTTCATTTTCTTCAAGATCTTCTCACTGGATTTCGCGGGGGCCCCGTTTTCTTGACGTACAATGCGAGCTCCGACATTTATCATGGGGTTGTGTCGAAGTGTCGGACGCTTCATGGGAG GTACTTGGCTACGCTGTGGCTCTCGAGTCCACATTTCCAAACTTCTTTTCTAAACTTCTTTGGGAGGCCACCAGTGTTCACCTATAGAAG GCAGATGTTTCATGCATCTGACGGTGGGACTTTTGCTCTGGATTGGCTGTTGCATTCTGATG TTTCTGGAGTAGCTGTTCAAAATGATAATGTCCTTGCAAAGGATGATGCAACTCCTATTGTTATTATGATTCCTGGACTAACAAGTGATTCAGCTTCTCCT TACATGAAACATCTTGTCTTTGGTACCGCCAAAAATGGATTGAATGTGGTTGTAAGCAATCATCGAGGACTGGGTGGTGTCTCAATTACT ACTGATTGCTTTTATAATGCTGGATGGACTGAAGATGTACGTGAAGTTATTAACCACTTACATAAAGAGTATTCTGCAGCTCCATTGTTTGTAGTGGGAACAAGTATCGGTGCAAACATTCTG GTAAAATATCTTGGAGAGGACGGAGAAAATGTTCCAATTGCAGGTGCTGCAGCAGTTTGCTCTCCTTGGGATCTCTTG ATTGGTTCCAGGTTTATATCTCGAAGGCTTATTCAAAAGTTATACGACAGAGCTCTTACTATTGGTCTTCAAGGCTATGCGCAGCT ACATGAAACTCGATATACTCGTCTTGCTAATTGGGAGGGTATAATAAAG TCACGTACCGTTCGGGATTTTGATACCCATGCCACCTGCCTTGTTGGGGAATACGAG ACTGTGGATACATACTATAGACGCTGTAGTAGTTCTGCTTTTATCGGAAGAGTATCAGTTCCGTTGCTCTGCATAAGTGCGTTGGATGATCCAGTCTGCACCGTAGAAGCCATTCCTTGGGATGAATGCCG AGCAAATAAAAATGTAGTCTTAGCTACAACTCTTCACGGTGGACATCTCGCATTCTTTGAAGGCATAACTGGATCTCGCCTGTG GTGGGTGAGAGCAGTCAATGAATTTCTCGGAGTTTTACTCTCGAGTCCATACATGCACAAACAGAACAAG GTGGAAAGTGTCGGGCCTCATTCTCCTCTTATGCAAACTTCGATCGATCAAGGCCCCTACCTCAACGTAGCTGATGGAATGGTGGCTGCAATGGGGAATGAGCACACAGATGGCGAGGAGACATCCGAAGAGATCAAAGATCACGATCATCAGACTGATCAAACAGTTTCAGTTACAGACAGCCATGTCTTTGATGGAAGGAAATCCGATATTGCTACCAACGATGCTCAAACCTCCAAAGACAATGCTGGTTTGAAGGGCTCAGGGATCATTCGAAGATGCTTGCACCAACTTTCGCGACAAAGCAACAAATCCATCTGGCTGCTTGCTTATATAGCCATCATGTCATCCTGGCCT